The following are encoded in a window of Actinomycetota bacterium genomic DNA:
- a CDS encoding winged helix-turn-helix transcriptional regulator, whose product MARAATTSDVFNAIAEPQRREILVLLRAGERPVTELAQELGMAQPGASKHLRVLREVGLVRDRKAGKQRLYGLDARGLRPVHEWTGGFERFWNESFDRLDEYVQDLKQARQED is encoded by the coding sequence GTGGCACGAGCAGCGACGACGTCGGACGTCTTCAACGCGATCGCTGAGCCGCAGCGGCGGGAGATCCTGGTGCTGCTGCGGGCGGGTGAGCGGCCGGTGACCGAGTTGGCCCAGGAGTTGGGGATGGCCCAGCCGGGGGCGTCCAAACACCTGCGGGTGCTCCGGGAGGTCGGGCTGGTGCGTGACCGCAAGGCAGGCAAGCAGCGCCTGTACGGCCTCGACGCCCGCGGGCTGCGACCGGTCCACGAGTGGACCGGCGGGTTCGAGCGGTTCTGGAACGAGAGCTTCGACCGGCTGGACGAGTACGTGCAGGACCTCAAGCAGGCAAGGCAGGAGGATTGA
- a CDS encoding VOC family protein gives MAVQRMDNVGVVVEDLPATISFFRALGLELEGQATIEGEWSGRVTGLPGQRVEVAMMRTPDGHSRLELSRFLTPPVIADHRNAPVNALGYLRVMFAVDDLDDTLARLREHGAELVSSEVVQYEDTYRLCYIRGPEGLLIGLAQELA, from the coding sequence GTGGCGGTCCAACGCATGGACAATGTGGGCGTCGTCGTCGAGGACCTACCGGCAACGATCTCGTTCTTTCGCGCGCTCGGCCTCGAGCTGGAAGGCCAGGCGACGATCGAAGGGGAGTGGTCAGGGCGTGTCACTGGACTGCCTGGCCAGCGCGTCGAGGTCGCGATGATGCGCACTCCCGACGGTCACAGCCGACTCGAGCTGTCCCGATTCCTCACGCCTCCAGTCATCGCCGATCACCGGAACGCCCCGGTGAACGCCCTCGGCTACCTGCGCGTGATGTTCGCCGTGGACGACCTCGACGACACGCTTGCCAGGCTCCGTGAGCATGGTGCGGAGCTCGTCAGCAGCGAAGTCGTCCAGTACGAAGACACCTACCGGCTCTGCTACATCCGGGGACCCGAGGGACTTCTCATCGGACTCGCCCAAGAGCTCGCCTGA
- a CDS encoding nucleotidyltransferase family protein, producing MLDAQPVVAAILDRVPALELPGWYLGAGCVTQTVWNALHGFDPRFGIKDYDLIYFDRHDLSERAEKAVEAIADRLVTELGVRLDVTNEARVHLWYEARFGRPIEPYESSEDAIATWPTTATSVGVRRSSGAFEVCAPFGLEDLFNMIVRPNKRLVSRDDYEAKAKRWALMWPRLTVLAW from the coding sequence ATGCTCGATGCTCAGCCCGTCGTTGCAGCGATTCTCGATCGGGTGCCGGCTCTCGAGCTGCCCGGGTGGTATCTCGGAGCTGGTTGTGTCACCCAGACTGTCTGGAACGCCCTGCATGGTTTCGACCCGCGGTTCGGGATCAAGGATTACGACCTCATCTACTTCGACCGCCACGATCTGTCGGAGCGGGCCGAGAAGGCCGTCGAGGCGATCGCCGATCGGTTGGTGACCGAGCTCGGGGTGCGGCTCGATGTCACGAATGAGGCGCGGGTCCACCTTTGGTACGAAGCACGGTTCGGGCGGCCGATCGAGCCCTATGAGTCATCCGAGGACGCGATCGCTACGTGGCCTACTACTGCGACGAGCGTGGGGGTCCGTCGAAGCAGCGGAGCGTTCGAGGTGTGCGCGCCCTTCGGCCTCGAAGACCTGTTCAACATGATCGTGCGGCCCAACAAACGGCTGGTCAGCCGCGACGACTACGAGGCCAAGGCGAAGCGCTGGGCGCTGATGTGGCCACGGCTGACGGTCCTGGCGTGGTAG
- a CDS encoding ATPase, whose translation MAATGRDAPAQSATADREIVISRVISAPRELVFEAFTEVRHLSRWWGPEGFTTTTQSFEFRVGGEWDFVMHGPDGTDYTEWISWTEIAPPERIALLHGESRGDPNAFESVLTFAPDGAATRVEMRTVFPTKELRDEVVAKYHAIEGGQQTLSNLAAYVTEIVRKGAEG comes from the coding sequence ATGGCAGCGACAGGACGGGACGCGCCGGCGCAGTCAGCGACGGCGGACCGCGAGATCGTGATCTCCCGGGTCATCAGTGCCCCACGGGAGCTGGTGTTCGAGGCGTTCACCGAGGTGCGGCACCTGTCGCGGTGGTGGGGACCGGAGGGCTTCACCACCACCACGCAGTCGTTCGAGTTCCGCGTCGGCGGGGAGTGGGACTTCGTGATGCACGGACCGGACGGGACGGACTACACCGAGTGGATCTCCTGGACCGAGATCGCTCCGCCGGAGCGGATCGCGTTGCTCCACGGTGAGTCCCGCGGCGACCCGAACGCCTTCGAGTCGGTCCTCACGTTCGCGCCCGACGGCGCGGCGACCCGGGTCGAGATGCGCACGGTGTTCCCCACCAAGGAGCTGCGCGACGAGGTGGTCGCGAAGTACCACGCGATCGAGGGCGGCCAGCAGACCCTGAGCAACCTGGCTGCCTACGTCACCGAGATCGTTCGGAAGGGAGCTGAGGGCTGA
- a CDS encoding dihydrofolate reductase, whose product MTGKVFFSVSMSLDGFIAPESLGDLMGQQWMELQQWIFPQRFFRENLKLGEGGEEGRDNDIVRETFERTGASVMGKRMF is encoded by the coding sequence ATGACCGGGAAGGTGTTCTTCAGCGTGTCGATGTCGCTGGACGGTTTCATCGCGCCCGAGTCCCTCGGGGACTTGATGGGCCAGCAGTGGATGGAGCTGCAGCAGTGGATCTTCCCGCAGCGGTTCTTCCGGGAGAACTTGAAGCTCGGCGAGGGCGGCGAGGAAGGGCGCGACAACGACATCGTGCGGGAGACGTTCGAGCGCACCGGCGCGAGCGTGATGGGCAAGCGCATGTTCGA